The following are from one region of the Ruficoccus sp. ZRK36 genome:
- the ndk gene encoding nucleoside-diphosphate kinase: MEKTLIILKPDCMERKLWGAVLDRFAKVNLGIVACKMIELTEDQLREHYSHISDKPFFPRIAEFMGSRPVLVMVFKGPNCIKRVRSILGPTDSVEAPAGTIRGDMGADKMKNLVHASDSVESAEAEIQCFFPNEKLFDD, translated from the coding sequence ATGGAAAAAACCCTGATCATTCTCAAACCTGACTGCATGGAGCGTAAGCTCTGGGGCGCCGTTCTGGATCGCTTCGCCAAGGTGAACCTTGGCATTGTCGCCTGTAAGATGATAGAGCTGACCGAAGATCAGCTGCGTGAGCATTATTCGCATATCTCGGATAAGCCGTTCTTCCCGCGGATTGCTGAGTTCATGGGCTCTCGACCGGTGCTCGTTATGGTCTTCAAGGGGCCGAACTGCATCAAGCGTGTGCGTTCGATCCTCGGGCCGACGGACTCGGTCGAGGCTCCGGCTGGCACGATTCGTGGCGACATGGGCGCGGACAAGATGAAGAATCTGGTTCACGCCTCGGATAGCGTCGAGTCGGCTGAAGCCGAAATCCAGTGCTTCTTCCCCAACGAGAAGCTCTTCGACGACTAG